Proteins from one Azospirillum ramasamyi genomic window:
- a CDS encoding efflux RND transporter periplasmic adaptor subunit, whose protein sequence is MTKSRSKLALLLIAGVAAAGAAGVVVTQGHADAPQTAATAPPPPEVDVAPVVVRKITDWQSYSGRLEAVDRVEVRPQVAGAITAVHFRNGALVRQGDVLFTIDPRPFAAEVARHEAQVAAAQARVRFTAADLERAQRLVRDDTISRQSLESKENEARAAAANLKAAQAALEIARIDLEHSQVRAPVSGRVSRAEVTVGNVVAAGAAAAPLTTLVSVSPIYASFDVDEQTYLTHIAGVKDAAGVPVQLGLANEAGYSRDGAVEHVDNRMDAASGTIRVRARFDNADGLLVPGLYARIKVGGSQPHEALMVDDRAIGTDQDKKFVLVVAEDGTVAYRAIVPGSQQAGLRVVKSGLEPGERIVVNGLQHARPGSRVSPRTVAMNGTPESIRTASTAQ, encoded by the coding sequence ATGACCAAGTCACGTTCCAAACTCGCCCTTCTCCTGATCGCCGGGGTCGCCGCGGCGGGTGCCGCCGGGGTCGTCGTCACCCAGGGCCATGCCGACGCCCCGCAGACGGCCGCCACCGCCCCGCCGCCGCCCGAGGTGGACGTCGCGCCCGTCGTGGTCCGCAAGATCACCGACTGGCAGTCCTATTCCGGCCGGCTGGAAGCGGTGGACCGGGTGGAGGTGCGGCCCCAGGTGGCCGGCGCCATCACCGCGGTGCATTTCCGCAACGGCGCGCTGGTCCGCCAGGGCGACGTGCTGTTCACCATCGACCCGCGCCCCTTCGCGGCGGAGGTCGCCCGGCATGAAGCGCAGGTCGCCGCCGCCCAGGCCCGCGTCCGCTTCACCGCGGCGGATCTGGAACGCGCCCAACGGCTGGTCCGCGACGACACCATTTCCCGCCAGTCCCTGGAGAGCAAGGAGAACGAGGCCCGCGCCGCCGCCGCCAATTTGAAGGCCGCCCAGGCGGCGCTGGAGATCGCCCGAATCGACCTGGAGCACAGCCAGGTCCGCGCGCCCGTCTCCGGCCGCGTGTCGCGGGCCGAGGTGACGGTCGGCAATGTGGTGGCGGCGGGCGCCGCCGCGGCGCCGCTGACCACGCTGGTGTCGGTTTCGCCGATCTACGCCTCCTTCGATGTCGATGAGCAGACCTACCTGACCCACATCGCCGGGGTGAAGGACGCGGCCGGCGTGCCGGTGCAGCTGGGTCTCGCCAACGAGGCCGGCTATTCCCGCGACGGCGCGGTGGAGCATGTCGACAACCGCATGGACGCGGCGTCCGGCACCATCCGCGTGCGCGCCCGCTTCGACAATGCCGACGGGCTGCTGGTCCCCGGCCTCTACGCCCGCATCAAGGTCGGCGGCAGCCAGCCGCATGAGGCCCTGATGGTGGACGACCGCGCCATCGGCACCGATCAGGACAAGAAATTCGTCCTGGTGGTGGCGGAGGACGGCACCGTCGCCTACCGCGCCATCGTGCCCGGCAGCCAGCAGGCCGGCCTGCGGGTGGTGAAGAGCGGGCTGGAGCCCGGCGAGCGCATCGTCGTCAACGGCCTTCAGCATGCCCGTCCCGGCAGCCGCGTCAGCCCGCGCACGGTCGCGATGAACGGCACGCCGGAATCCATCCGCACCGCATCCACGGCGCAGTAA